The segment CCTTCTTGGATGCTTTATTGGCAATTTTTCGCATTGAACTATATTCAACTATTATCTCTTCAATTATTTCAAATATGGGTCTCAATTATTTGCTGGCTGCAGCCGCCTTTGTGACCTGAATCTTGGAGAGGTGCACTGGGTGCAATATCAGCTTTTTGGCAACACTGCCGTCCATGACCTGCACAAGGTAGTGCCTGCCTCTCTTGCCCACAATCTTTCCTTTCCTTCCGTGGAACCTTACATAATAGCTTCCGGTCTGGATTGCCGGCTCTGCCTTGATAGAAACAAAATCGCCATTCTCAAAAGTCTGGAAGTATTTGCTCAGGCTTATTTTTCCCTTTCTCCTGATATGCTTCTTGAACTTGTGCCTTGTCCTTTTCCTGGATCCGCCTATCTTTATGACCATTAATCATCACCTTAAGCTACTCTCGTGGAAAAGGCAACGCTTTAAAAATGTTGTGGAATTGCCAATCCCCCCTATGGTGCAACAGCATAGTGATAAAATGAATTCCCCCGAAGGGATAGCTGATTTAGTGAGAACAGCAAATGCCACACTGCCTAACCTGGG is part of the Candidatus Woesearchaeota archaeon genome and harbors:
- a CDS encoding 50S ribosomal protein L21e, giving the protein MVIKIGGSRKRTRHKFKKHIRRKGKISLSKYFQTFENGDFVSIKAEPAIQTGSYYVRFHGRKGKIVGKRGRHYLVQVMDGSVAKKLILHPVHLSKIQVTKAAAASK